The stretch of DNA AAGGGCATAAGCCTTTTGACaatatgtaattattttttctttttttttttgttttgtagcaCTTGTACAACTCTGCAGCATTCAAGGCTCGGACAAAGGCTAGAAGTAAATGTCGTGATAAAAGAGCAGATgtgggggaatttttttagaTTCCCATTCAATGGCGTTCAATTTTCataattcaaataaatttgtaacattttaatgaattttttaacTTGTCTAGTCAGTTTGAAGTTGTGCGCGGCTTTGCTACATAGTCTGTAAATATAATGCATGCTGTTGCTTAGTTGCATGTACATTGTATATAGGTTGATGTAACATTTGGTACAGGGATACATTATATTACCATACAGTAGCCCCCCCTCCTAGCTCCAAAGGTTGATTATGGTGTAACTGGGGCATTAAATGGGGTGGATAACTGTACTCAAATGCTGTGTGTTGGATTGGGTTCTTTATATAAAGGTAAAGGAATTCATTGACCAAGTGTTCTGGTAAGAATGTGCTAATATGAAAAGATGACCATTCATGTCAGTTTGTGTGGAATTATTTTAGTAACTTTTTAAAACTCTAAAGTGGTAGATGGACAAGAAATTCCTATGTAAGTATAACTTTCTCCTGACAAGGGACAATGAAGTTCAGTAACTTCCACTGACAGTCAAATACTTATTACAATTACAAATAATTGCCTCcatgtaaaataaaagcaagattCTTGTGTTCTGAaatggaatatttaatttttggaaTAAAGATGTTTCTCACTGCTGGCTctctgtaaaaataattattccatGAATGAAAAGCTGTAACACTGGTAAAACCTAAAGGTTGAAAGGGatgggtttgtttatttgctgGTTCAGACATGTGCTTGGGGTATTCCCAGTGTGTTAGGAGATAGTACATGCAAGTCTACCTTGCTGTGTTTCAAAGGTGTCTCATACTTGCATGTGGTCTGCACAACAGCCTAATCTTGATTTGTCATTGCTTCTCCAATGGTCAaaagttttctggttttggtgcTGTGGAACACGTCCTCTGTCTTAGAGGAACCATTCCACCTTCCCTGTTTTCATCATGTTGAAAACTACTCTTTTAACCTCAACTTCTGATTTTATAGAACTGAAATATGCCAGTAACAGAACTGTCTTAGGAACAGTGGGCGGGGAGGTGTTAAGTTACTAAAACCTAGATGACTGGAGCTTCTGAACCTGAAGATCTATAAAAGTGCTTGTTCAAGTAAACATTCTTAAAATGTTTATCAGCAGATCAAGTAAACATTGAATTGAAAACAGCACTGCCTCCTGGAAACTTGCCTGCTCTGATAAGGGAgagttgggtttggggtggagtggttggttttttttttccccctcccagtTTCTGATTACAGCTGAACCTATTCCAGAAAGTCAGTGCTTACTAATGTGTTGTGCTTTCTACTTTACCCTCTTTTTTTCACCCTTCAAATACTCCCCTATGTAAGAACTTGTTTGGCTTGCAAAACTGATCACTTGGACTACACAAAACTTTGATGATGAGCTCGTGTCAGTGTCATACAAGCAGAGAAACACCTGATCCTTGAACGAGGTGAAGCTGTGTGCCTGTACTTGCCCAGCCCAAGACCATTCCCTTAGGCTACACTGTTCCTTGGAGCCAGCTGTTGTTTCCTGTGGCTTCTGCATAGTCACCTTTGGTGTCCTTTGCCAGGCACTTCTGATAGCTTCCTGCCCAGAGTTTCTGCAGCACCTTCTGGCAGGGGGCCAAGCAGGTGCTTGCTCTTTTCCCACTTATGCTGTAGCTGCTGCCCACAGTGACCCGCATAGCATCCAGGGCTGTTGCAGAGGTGGCTcttctgcagccctgcagccatcCTTTGGGTTTGCAGACCTTTTCAAGCTTAGAACTGGAGAGGCCTGGGTCCTTCTCTTACATTTTTATTGGTGTCAGGAGTTTTTGGGGTATGGAAATcactgttgttttgttttgtttttggttttatttgtttatttttttattttttttttagttctggcttgcaCATCCTTATTTGGAGGGAGGACTTCCAGGAGCCTTCTACAGAAAGGGAACaattctgagcagcagaacaTGGCAGCTTAGGGTGGGAAATATGAGTCAGGCTGATTATTCTGTTGTTTCCTGAGAGATAAATGTGTTTATGGGCAGTTTAAAGGGATTCAGAATTTTAGACATGGGAGGGCTTCAGAAAGGATTTGTTGTTTTGAGCTGCAGTCCCTCTGTCTGTCAATACAGCATGCTGTAACACTGCCTTCTGCAATGTCAGCAAGGGAAAAGGTGATCAAAAGAACTGTCAACAAAGGATCAATTACACTACTCACCACCAGTTCATCAGAGTTTAATCTTTGAGCAACTAAGTATGCCAGGCAAATTAGTCCACCATATAATACTGTTCCATTTGAATTCATAAAGTATATGGGAGAAGGGGGGAAAGGTTTTTCTGGTCTGTGACTTTAAAATACTTACGACTGCAATACTGTAGATATGACTCTGCTGCATAGCAAACTGGTTACTCATAGCTACAGTGTTGCAGATATGACTCTTCAGCGTGGCAAATGCATTTCAGACAAGCACTAAACCTGAGAGGTTTAGCACTAACCAAAAGGTTAGTGAAATACTGATCATCAGTAACAACCCTCATCCTCCGTGATGGGATATTATCATGACTCCAATATAATAAAAAAGAGCTGTGTATGTGCTGATTTCAGTTTTAGCAGATCAGTTTTGTGAAGTGAGTATACTTAGCCATGTTGAACACTAAATATAGACTGAAAGGGGCTGTCTGTTTCATAGCTATCTTTATGGGTACTGCAGGACTCCACAGCTTCCTATGAgactagaagtagaaaaaggaaCTTCAGAACGAGTTTTCTTCACATGATTTTCACTGGCTGATTTCTTCCATACTGGCACATTACCTGAATGTTGTAAGTAATGTTTCATTCTCCTGTTTCTTAAccttttagattttattttctttttttttctgtaaagaacTTTCAGTGTGTTCTCATTctaagtttttctttttaccaCAACAACttaggaagaaatttaaaagttgcattggggaaaaaattctttaggcAAGGTGAAAGTACAAGATAAAGTGAATCCAAAGGTCCCAATGTTTAGATTGGTTTGTTGGGAAAATAATCAAAACTTTTGTCCAGTGACACTGATGTTGTATCCTTTTTCCTTTGGCATGTCAATGGAATCAAACTAATGTAATATAAACTTTTTTGAATTAATAATGGTAATCTTCACTGTGTTTACATGTGCAAATACTTAAATAATTAGTAGCAAGTGCAGAAACATATAATTCATAAGACTAATAAATCAAAGGTACTCACATTTATTACAGCTCAAGTTGTTAAGAAGAGTCTTCCCTGAAGCTGCAGGGAGGCATTAATCAAAATAGAGAAACAACTGCTCTTCGCAATCCCAAAAATAACCATCAGCCTTTGTGCACAAAGTGGTAACATTTAGCACGCTGCTCAAACACAGGGCTCCATAGTGATTGCATTGGCTGAGGATGTGGATGTGGGGAGACAGCAGAACAGAGCGAGCTTTGGTGGGGATGTGGCTCACAGACTGCTGCCTGGTACCATGTCATGTTCTAGAGGAAGGACAGCAGGCACAGCCCTCTGTCCTGAAGTTACTGCTGCACACCTAAAAATTATATACTAGGTAAGATTAACCCCTATTATGCcatcttttctgcattttctttgtgctttgaAGCAGCACTTttgaacagagagaaaaaaaaaaagttgtaatCTTTTCTTATGGactgttaaaaagaaatgaaagtgtCCATATAGTCCTGTCAGTCTCCACTAGCAGGAGAACAAGCCCTGTTGTCCCGTTGTCAGGATTGGTTTCAGTGCTTGGTCTTCAGACTTACTGAGGCTCACTGAATGTCTACTTTGTGCTTAGATTTGGGGGAATTACAACAATCTTCTGCATTTGGTTTGATGAGGGAAGGAGTGAGTATTGTCTGCAAACCATTAGGGCTAAAATTTTAGgtttttaatttaagtgttATATTAAGAAGTTGGACACCCTGTGTTCTGTATTCctcagagaggaagagaaggctcagaaGCATGTCAAGAGGACAGTTCAACCCTTCTAGGATTCAGAAATCACCCTTGGGTGCTTAACACATGTCATCAAGGGAGGTTTGCATCCCATGAAGTGCTGATTTATGTTGGCAGATAAAATTGAATTTGGGAGCTTTATAAAATACTAAATGGGTAAGATGCATTCTACCCCCAATTTAAACTAATCTGTGGGGGCTCCCTCCTTACATTCACTAGcaagaaaaatatacatttaGGCTGTGATTCTAAGGTGAGAAAGATATATCTTAGAATAAGAGGGATATTATCTGgaggaatatatttttcttcaataaTTACAGAGGGAGTTTTCAGTGACAATTGTAGACAAACATGCCTACTTAGGGTGTCGGCATCTCCTCATAGCTAGAAGTTTCTAGCTTGTTTCAAAAGACATTTTTGCTATCAGAGCAgtgtaaagaaaagcaaaagactGATAAGGAATAATGTGCAATACATAGAAGCCACTTCcctaaaaatgcttattttctatatataatCTTCTTTCAAAACTGTATTTATATTAAGGATCATTCACTGAGTTCATGCACCCGGACTCTACAGCGAAACCGTTTTTACTAACTGAACCTCCTGCAGTGCCTTTTTTAAAGCAAGGGGTATTAGTctgaagaaaaagctttttaaatttCTCCCAAACTGTGTGAAGTAGAAATGCATTACAAGACTACtattttttgttccattttcaCAAATAATAACTTCAGTGATTTTCCAAGGTGTATAAACAGACACATACTCTTGTTGCTTATTTCTACATTCATACCCGCTTTCCCTGTCTTATCTCTCAATTACTTGATGCTGAAAGAAGAGAACCTGAATGACATCCTTTCTGGAAGTGTTAGTGACGGTCTGGCTTTCACTGTGGTCAGGATCTCACACCACCTCTTACCAAGTACTCACCGTATTAAAGGATAATATACTAAGACAATGGAGAAGCCTCCCTTGGAATTTAACCTGCCTGATACTCATGAAGAAGGAAAACTTTACGTAGTTGATTCCCTAAACAACCTAAACAAGCTAAATGTTTGCCCAGCTGAATCCCAGCGTTCACTAGGTATGTATGATAGGTGATCTATGCATTTCTATGTATACAATCCATACTGTGCGTCACTGAGGTAACAGCCTAAGAGGCCAGTAAGTATGCCAAGCTCTGTACtgaaaaatgtatgaaaaagATTGAAAATGGCGTAATTTAGATCAGACAATGATTTAGCTGTCCCTGCTGAGTATTTCTGCTTAGGTTCCTGAAAATCTTTCCATTTAGTTAGGGATTTACTGTCAAACCTGAACTTATCTTGCATTTCAGTTGGGATTTATGAGGTGATCACTTGCAGGATAATGTCTCTATAGTAATGTCCAATATACACTTACAAAATAAATAGCATCATAGGTCTTCCCAAGCACTAAAATTCATATCTGGCGATAGAAGCACCTGAGAATTTCTGTTCATTCCTTTAAGACATATCTCCTAAGAACTCAAACCAGTTACCTGAAATATCCTGTGAAAGCCTTTTACTCTCTGGACTTTCTTTACTTACAGTTTCAGTTATGTGAAGAAATTTATAGATCAACAGCTATGTTGAAATGTGTTTTGAGGGGCCATAACCTAATCATGTTCTAGTTATGGGTCTTAAATGTTTTCTAATTACTTCTGTTTCCAAGTCCCCTAACTTCTCCTAATCCAACTAGCTTGAGTGGTACTGGTTTCTGCATTTAACACAACATTTTAGACACAGCGTACTAAATTCTGATATGCAGATTATCTTGATATTGTCTCTTCTACCCATAGAAAATAAGACAATGATGTACATAAATTTTAGCTTTAAAGAAACTCAGTGTaactgttttgctttcttttgcaaTTTTACTGGACAATATTATTGACTTTTCTGGTAAATATACAAGGTTCTGTGGAAACATATGTGATTCTCTGGAATAATCACATTCATGCCCTTCCCTACATTTCAACAGTAAAAAATAGTAGTTTAGTAAGTATTTTATTCATAAATTTGTAAAACCCTTTGGCTTCTTCTAGGATTATTCTTTAAATGTAGCTTTTAAGCTTGGAGAGTCTGTAGATATCTCATCCTGTCAGCTACCTTACTCAGCAGCATAAACTCTAGTTCTCTTGCCAGAAAATCACAGACATGtcaaaagctgtttaaaatgtATATACTGTTTGGTTGTTTCAGTAGAAGTCATGCAGTAATTTCATGTTTAAATGATAAAAAGTTCCCACTGTTTGCAGTTTGACAAGAATGTGTGCTCACCAATCCTCACAACACTGCAGCCTGGAATGCTCAGCCTGATTAAACAGTAAGAAGCATTCATTAGGCAGAGTGAGCTCAGAGCACTTTTGAGACCACTATTGATAACTTAGGATGCCTGGCAGGCAGCAGTAGCAGGCCCTGCCCATCCCTATTATTCCGATTACAAAGCAATATTGGTGCAGACACTTAGTGTGTAGTACATTCGTTATGAATGCTAAGGGAATAACAAGAGAACCTCAAAGGacaaataggaaaatatttcagcttactCATGGACAGGAGTGGGTtaaacacaaaacaaagaaaaccagagATATTCCCTGAGATCTACCAGCTCAGTGAATTGCTCAGCCCTAGGCAGGGTCATTATTAAAGCGTTATAATGGCATATACAGCCTTTCCTCAGCTTTATCATTACAGGCTCAGTTGCAAAGATCTCAGAGATTTCCACCAGCTAAAACAAGAACGTGGtctagaaatacatttttcacaGATGCACATGCTACTCTCCCTTTCAGAATGGCAAGACACCAATTACAGAAGGataaattacagtaatttgcaTGTAATTTTAGTATGTATGAGACTGACACCAAAGTGAAATTACATTAGCTTCCTCCTCCCttcaagacagaaaataaacccaaatctTTGTAAATTACTGCAGTAGTACACAAACTTAAGATTAAACAAATCTGGCTCAAGTGTAAATTTTTTACATTCACATGAATTTCCTCATGGTGTTCACTTGACTTGATATCTTTGGTGCTTTCTGCCACCTCACATTGATTGCAACTCTTTCTATGAGACTAACTACTGACTTTCCCTATATATGCGACACATTCCTTAAAAAGCAATGAACTGGCTTGTTAAGCTGATTCAAGGTCAACATTGCAAGtgcctttccttttccccctcattcTTCCTGTGCTTAAAGGACAACGTATATAGTCCATATGACAATCTGTTCCACTCTTGACAATTGCGAGCATAGGTACCTAATTTTTTACTGGAATGAAGCCAACAAATCCTAAAGATGAAGAAtattgaaaacatttgttttaagATAAAACAGTCAAGACCTACATTCATTCTATCCAACATTAGGAGCTTAACTGAGATGTTTACTTTGGGAAATTAATTGTCCCAGGGATACTTCtcattaaacagaaaaagaagcatACCTAGAGGATGAATATGTACGTTGGTTTTCAATATGAATTTCTCTTCCATCCCTATTGAAAAGGTTAAATGCAATCAAACCGTTACAAAGCTGCCTGATGAAAACTTCATTGCAACCTTTGTATGTGTAAAATGGCTGTAAAACTCTAAATCGTAAAACAGGTCAACTTCAACAAAACACTGTACTTCAACAACAGAAGCATTTTTGTTGAACGTGTTCTAACAGCTATGACATATAACATAGGtatgattttttatatttccaaATTCAAGCTGAGTTCATAAAGTtgatttcttcccttttcataaaatatcaaaacaaaacctgttGACCAAATATACGATGTATCCTGCATCATTTCATGAAGCCAGAAGCATTTTTTCATGCTTATCCTAACTAACCTTGAAAAACTGAATCACCAAATGATTTGTCATCTCTTAACAGATCAGGAAGAGAACACTGGTGGTACTGGAGAAAGTgtggcagggagcagcacaagAAACCAGTGTTTGTTCTTCGTCATCTTTATTCTTACTTTGATCGTCAGTTTGGCACTTGTTTCATTTGTAATATTCTTAATATGTAAGTAAACTAAAGAGTAGTTCTTAAAAATATAGGGTCAATTGCAAAAGAAGAACTTTGCTGAAATGTGTCCTGCTACCTTATAAAATTCTACTCCTGTATTTGTGTGGTCAAAGGCTTTGGCTGGGCACTGGATCATGCTCCTAGGGGCAGAAGCACAGACAAACAACACTCTCTCAGGGCTAAAAGGCACAATTTTATTCTTAGTGCTAAGGATTTGTGAGCTTTGACATCTGTGAAGAATTTATCTCAGCAGCAATGTACTGTGTTGCTAAAAATGCtgactggaaattaaaatttaagggTAATTGTATGACAGTGGATACTTTGGCAATGTGCCTTCCATTCATTTCCAGATAAAACTCAGTATTGGGGTCATTCCACTGAAACTGGAATTCCACCCAGGCTAACATTTAAATCAGGCTACCTGAAGCAAGACCTGACACTTTGTCATCAAAGTACTGACTGGAAATTGATTTGGAACTAAGAAAGTCTTaagcataagaaaaagaattagaCATTTATCAAGATTTGCATGTAGCATTGAGTCTGTAGACACAATTACTGTTCCAACTTTTAGGGCTGATCAGGCAGGTTTAGCTAAAGACATGGCTGATTAATGGAACCGTTGTCATCTTGGGGTTTTCTGAGCTAATAATATTGAACAGACTCTGAGGTGCATGATTTCAATTTATAAGTCTATTTTGAAAGAATCGGAACCCATATGAAATCAAGATTTCTTATATCCTCTAGTAGGGAATTTGCTGAAACATAAAGAAAATCCTGATTATTCTTTTAGGCTGGGAAATTCTAGCCTTGACTAAATTTTTTTACAGGCACTCAAAGAAATAT from Poecile atricapillus isolate bPoeAtr1 chromosome Z, bPoeAtr1.hap1, whole genome shotgun sequence encodes:
- the LOC131573543 gene encoding leucine-rich single-pass membrane protein 1-like, yielding MEKPPLEFNLPDTHEEGKLYVVDSLNNLNKLNVCPAESQRSLDQEENTGGTGESVAGSSTRNQCLFFVIFILTLIVSLALVSFVIFLIFQTRNEVDQISSRLLSEKKNIEELKKLNNIILKHLNQSRIKEKPSDLHA